In the genome of Gordonia rubripertincta, one region contains:
- a CDS encoding MFS transporter yields MAPLHPHRAFWLIAATYVMVLFASAAPSPLYPIYQELWGFSSLTLTLVFAVYVVTMLVSLLTVGSLSDHIGRRPVLAVALVLLIASMVLFVVAQDVGTLLAARALQGLATGAAMGTLTATTVDLQPTARLGSTIIGAAPAFGLATGVGVAGLLVEYAPAPRILVYEVILGLFAALLIALLVVPETRERVAFTSRRHLATTLAPQVRVPREVRPVFFASAPTLVATWSLGGLYLSLGSSVVARVFGVTNHGEAGLILFTFFASATVTSLFITGRPATVKQAFGYPTLAIGVLISLSGVMTEVLPLYILGSLVAGSGWAATFLSAMDNITAATPPAQRGQVFSSVFVASYLAFSVPAVIAGIVVSHIGLRSTVIGYVGYVLAVALFGAALAVVMRRTATRAEAATTATEDAPEPVAVGES; encoded by the coding sequence GTGGCGCCACTACATCCCCACCGCGCGTTTTGGCTAATCGCGGCCACGTACGTGATGGTGCTCTTCGCCTCCGCCGCACCGTCGCCGCTGTATCCGATCTACCAGGAGCTCTGGGGTTTCTCGTCGCTCACCCTGACCCTGGTCTTCGCCGTCTATGTGGTCACGATGTTGGTGAGCCTGCTGACGGTGGGGTCGCTGTCCGACCACATCGGCCGACGTCCCGTGCTCGCGGTCGCACTCGTCCTGCTGATCGCCAGCATGGTGCTCTTCGTCGTGGCCCAGGACGTGGGTACGTTGCTCGCCGCCCGCGCCCTGCAGGGCCTCGCCACCGGCGCCGCCATGGGCACCCTCACCGCGACCACCGTCGACCTCCAGCCCACCGCCCGACTCGGCTCGACGATCATCGGCGCCGCCCCGGCCTTCGGCCTCGCCACCGGCGTCGGCGTCGCCGGATTGCTCGTCGAGTACGCACCCGCGCCCCGAATCCTGGTCTACGAGGTCATCCTCGGCCTGTTCGCGGCGCTGCTCATCGCACTCCTCGTGGTCCCCGAGACCCGCGAGCGCGTGGCCTTCACCTCACGCCGGCACCTGGCCACGACCCTCGCACCCCAGGTTCGGGTGCCCCGCGAGGTCCGCCCCGTGTTCTTCGCGTCGGCCCCCACCCTGGTGGCCACCTGGTCCCTCGGCGGGCTGTACCTGTCGCTCGGTTCCTCCGTCGTCGCACGCGTCTTCGGGGTCACCAATCACGGCGAGGCCGGACTCATCCTCTTCACCTTCTTCGCCAGCGCGACGGTCACCTCCTTGTTCATCACGGGACGGCCGGCGACGGTGAAACAGGCCTTCGGCTACCCGACCCTCGCGATCGGCGTGCTGATCTCGCTGTCCGGCGTCATGACCGAGGTCCTGCCGCTCTACATCCTCGGTTCGCTCGTGGCCGGCTCCGGATGGGCGGCGACCTTCCTCAGCGCCATGGACAACATCACCGCCGCGACCCCTCCCGCCCAGCGCGGACAGGTCTTCTCCTCGGTGTTCGTCGCCAGCTACCTCGCGTTCAGCGTGCCGGCGGTGATAGCCGGAATAGTCGTGTCCCACATCGGACTTCGCTCGACGGTCATCGGATACGTCGGCTACGTCCTCGCCGTCGCACTGTTCGGCGCGGCACTCGCGGTCGTCATGCGGCGTACCGCGACCAGAGCCGAGGCAGCCACCACTGCAACGGAAGACGCGCCGGAACCGGTTGCGGTCGGCGAATCCTGA